From Acidobacteriota bacterium, the proteins below share one genomic window:
- a CDS encoding MATE family efflux transporter yields the protein MTVRREIRATFSLAWPVVLAEIGWVLMGIVDTMMVGPLGPAAIGAVGMGSTLFFAVIVFGMGLFYAMDTYVAQSFGAGRLDECHRWLSAGLQLAAVLSVVLMALGFAGVVLLPATGIHPDVLAVLQPYLARLLWSTPPLLVFTVVRRYLQAMNVVRPIAIGIVAANVVNVVGNWAFVYGHAGLPAFGAIGSAYATLAARVTMAIYLWWILLWHERERPAGLHDVRWAWDISRMRRLVRLGLPAAVQVTLEVGVFAVAAALAGRISPIALAANQIVLNIASFFFMIPLGLSSAAAVRVGQAVGRRDRPGVRRAGWSALGLTAASAMVVAALFVTAPAALLSPFTSDPGVSSVGATILLLCAVFQPFDGVQAVATGALRGLGDTRTPMWTNLVGHWGIGLPTAYALCFVAGWGIVGLWAGLSLSLVLIGAMLLAIWHRRSAAW from the coding sequence ATGACCGTCAGACGCGAGATCCGCGCCACGTTCAGCCTCGCATGGCCGGTCGTCCTGGCGGAGATCGGCTGGGTCCTGATGGGGATCGTGGACACGATGATGGTCGGGCCGCTCGGGCCGGCGGCGATCGGAGCCGTCGGCATGGGATCGACGCTCTTCTTCGCCGTCATCGTGTTCGGCATGGGCCTGTTCTACGCGATGGACACGTACGTGGCGCAGAGCTTCGGCGCGGGACGCCTCGACGAGTGCCATCGGTGGCTGTCCGCCGGGCTGCAGCTCGCGGCCGTGCTGTCCGTCGTGCTGATGGCCCTGGGGTTCGCGGGCGTCGTGCTGCTGCCGGCGACCGGCATCCATCCGGACGTGCTCGCGGTGCTGCAGCCGTACCTCGCGCGGCTCCTCTGGTCCACGCCGCCGCTGCTCGTCTTCACGGTGGTGCGGCGCTACCTCCAGGCGATGAACGTCGTGCGTCCGATCGCCATCGGCATCGTCGCCGCCAACGTCGTGAACGTCGTGGGCAACTGGGCTTTCGTGTACGGCCACGCCGGCCTGCCCGCTTTCGGGGCGATCGGGTCCGCCTACGCGACGCTGGCGGCTCGCGTGACGATGGCGATCTACCTGTGGTGGATCTTGTTGTGGCACGAACGCGAGCGGCCGGCCGGTTTGCACGACGTGCGCTGGGCGTGGGACATCTCGCGCATGCGGCGTCTGGTGCGGCTCGGTCTTCCGGCCGCCGTCCAGGTCACGCTCGAAGTGGGTGTGTTCGCCGTGGCGGCGGCGCTGGCCGGCCGCATCTCCCCGATTGCGCTGGCGGCGAACCAGATCGTGCTCAACATCGCGAGCTTCTTCTTCATGATCCCGCTGGGACTCAGCTCGGCCGCCGCGGTCCGGGTCGGGCAGGCCGTCGGCCGCCGGGATCGGCCCGGAGTACGTCGAGCCGGGTGGAGCGCGCTCGGGCTGACCGCCGCGTCGGCGATGGTCGTCGCGGCGCTCTTCGTGACGGCGCCGGCCGCGCTCCTGTCGCCGTTCACGTCGGATCCCGGCGTCTCGAGCGTCGGAGCCACGATCCTGCTGCTCTGCGCCGTCTTCCAGCCATTCGACGGCGTGCAGGCCGTGGCGACCGGCGCCCTTCGCGGTCTTGGCGACACGCGCACGCCGATGTGGACGAACCTCGTGGGCCACTGGGGCATCGGCCTGCCGACGGCCTACGCCCTCTGCTTCGTCGCCGGCTGGGGCATCGTCGGTCTCTGGGCCGGCCTCTCGCTCAGCCTGGTCCTCATCGGCGCGATGCTGCTCGCGATCTGGCACCGGCGCAGCGCGGCGTGGTGA
- the ispG gene encoding flavodoxin-dependent (E)-4-hydroxy-3-methylbut-2-enyl-diphosphate synthase: MRAPVRLHRTVPVPVGRVLVGGGAPVVVQSMTMTETADAAATARQCVELAEAGSEMVRITVNTPEAAAAVPEIKRRMLDAGCEVPLIGDFHYNGHLLLTRFPQAADALDKYRINPGNVGTGRRRDEQFSTICRVAVEHQKPVRIGVNGGSLDQDLVVAKMQENTAGGLGRTSEEIINECMVISALQSTELALECGLTKNQIIISCKLSRPRDLIAVYRTLAKKTEQPLHLGLTEAGMGIKGLTWSASALAILLNDGIGDTIRVSLTPRPGGDRRDEVYAACEILQALSLRSFAPSITACPGCGRTTSTTFQELAERVQDYVRSMMPIWKQTRPGVESMTVAVMGCVVNGPGESKAANIGISLPGTGEAPHCPVYIDGRHATTLRGTYDELARAFQHLIDEYVDRTYPSTVTTNA; encoded by the coding sequence ATGCGTGCGCCAGTCCGCCTCCACCGCACCGTGCCCGTGCCCGTCGGCCGCGTTCTCGTCGGCGGCGGCGCGCCCGTCGTCGTCCAGAGCATGACGATGACCGAGACGGCCGATGCCGCCGCGACCGCCCGCCAGTGCGTCGAGCTGGCCGAGGCCGGATCCGAGATGGTGCGGATCACCGTCAACACGCCGGAAGCCGCGGCGGCCGTCCCGGAGATCAAACGGCGCATGCTCGACGCGGGCTGCGAGGTGCCGCTCATCGGCGACTTCCACTACAACGGGCACCTGCTGCTCACGCGGTTTCCACAGGCCGCCGACGCGCTCGACAAGTACCGCATCAATCCGGGCAACGTCGGCACCGGCCGGCGGCGCGACGAGCAGTTCTCGACGATTTGCAGGGTGGCGGTCGAGCACCAGAAGCCGGTACGCATCGGCGTCAACGGCGGCTCGCTGGATCAGGATCTCGTCGTCGCGAAGATGCAGGAGAACACGGCGGGCGGCCTCGGACGGACCTCCGAGGAGATCATCAACGAGTGCATGGTGATCTCCGCGCTGCAGTCGACCGAGCTGGCGCTCGAGTGCGGCCTCACGAAGAACCAGATCATCATCTCCTGCAAGCTCTCACGGCCGCGCGACCTGATCGCGGTGTACCGGACGCTCGCGAAGAAGACCGAACAGCCGCTGCACCTCGGCCTCACGGAGGCCGGCATGGGCATCAAGGGCCTGACGTGGTCGGCCTCCGCGCTCGCGATCCTGCTGAACGACGGGATCGGCGACACGATCCGCGTGTCGCTCACCCCGCGGCCCGGCGGTGACCGCCGCGACGAGGTGTACGCCGCATGCGAGATCCTGCAGGCGCTGAGCCTGCGCAGCTTCGCGCCGTCGATCACGGCGTGTCCTGGCTGCGGCCGCACGACCTCGACGACGTTCCAGGAGCTGGCCGAACGCGTCCAGGACTACGTGCGCTCGATGATGCCGATCTGGAAGCAGACGCGGCCCGGCGTCGAGTCCATGACCGTCGCGGTCATGGGGTGTGTCGTCAACGGCCCCGGCGAATCGAAGGCGGCGAACATCGGCATCTCGCTGCCCGGCACCGGCGAGGCGCCCCATTGTCCGGTCTACATCGACGGCAGACACGCGACGACGCTGCGCGGCACGTACGACGAGCTGGCGCGGGCGTTCCAGCACCTCATCGACGAGTACGTCGATCGCACGTACCCCTCGACCGTCACGACGAACGCATAG